In Desulfonatronospira thiodismutans ASO3-1, a single window of DNA contains:
- a CDS encoding aldehyde ferredoxin oxidoreductase family protein produces MPFGYNGKILVVDLTNQTWSVDERDEAWYRTYWGGGSLASWYMLKEIPPKADPLGPDNVLVFAASVLCGSGISGFNRYTVAAMNPLTGGFGESEAAGYLGPALKHAGFDAVVLKGKSPQPVYLWINNGQVELRDAAHIWGKENAPTLDTIKNELGEKKIRIASIGPAGENMVRLACIINELAHANGRCGMGAVMGSKNLKAVAVRGDSANMSLADPDKLDEISKWHRKRIAEHMPSINMRKFGTVQHLMAQQNSGILPTRNWRDCQFEDASSLGWEGYEKVSKGTHTCYKCAVACKRRVNNTEEKRYGGPEYETLAALGSMCGVGDLNAVCKGHERCNALGLDTVGTGAVVSFAMELAEKGILSAGDLGGTELKFDDAQGMLDLIEKIGAREGIGDILSQGVKRAAAAIGRGAEEYAFHVKGQEPAFHDPRGKTGVGLGFALSPTGADHIEAPHEVPFQGEGVKLVNPLGIFVAPQALDTGPEKVRYFIAGEKTWAMNNTLGLCNFVVAPLFSMTYDKLCEAVEAITGWQTSVHELMLVAERSIVLARMFNVRQGMDSKDDKLFRRMFEPLPDGVLKGEAISPDSFQQAVDLYYAMMGWDEKGVPSKGTLYRLSLDWLANGGMKH; encoded by the coding sequence CCTGGTACCGCACCTACTGGGGCGGCGGGTCCCTTGCATCCTGGTATATGCTCAAGGAAATTCCGCCGAAGGCTGATCCCTTGGGGCCGGACAATGTTCTGGTATTTGCGGCATCGGTACTTTGCGGCAGCGGAATATCCGGCTTCAACCGCTATACAGTTGCAGCCATGAATCCTTTAACCGGCGGCTTTGGAGAGTCCGAGGCGGCTGGTTATTTGGGACCGGCACTCAAGCATGCCGGCTTTGATGCGGTGGTATTAAAGGGAAAATCTCCCCAGCCTGTATACCTGTGGATCAATAATGGTCAGGTTGAACTGCGCGACGCCGCTCATATCTGGGGCAAGGAAAACGCCCCCACACTGGACACAATAAAGAATGAGCTGGGGGAAAAGAAAATCCGTATTGCCTCCATCGGTCCGGCCGGCGAGAACATGGTCCGGCTGGCCTGTATAATCAATGAACTGGCTCATGCCAACGGAAGATGCGGCATGGGAGCGGTCATGGGATCTAAAAATCTAAAAGCAGTGGCCGTGCGTGGAGACTCGGCAAACATGTCCCTGGCTGACCCGGATAAGCTGGACGAGATCAGCAAATGGCATCGCAAAAGGATTGCAGAGCATATGCCAAGCATTAACATGCGCAAGTTCGGAACGGTGCAGCATCTAATGGCCCAGCAGAATTCGGGTATCCTGCCTACCCGTAACTGGAGGGACTGCCAGTTTGAGGATGCTTCCAGCCTGGGTTGGGAAGGATATGAGAAAGTCAGCAAAGGCACTCATACCTGTTATAAATGCGCTGTTGCCTGCAAACGCAGGGTGAACAACACAGAAGAAAAACGGTATGGGGGACCGGAATATGAAACCCTGGCCGCACTGGGCTCCATGTGCGGGGTGGGAGACCTGAATGCGGTCTGCAAGGGACATGAGCGCTGCAATGCACTGGGCCTGGATACAGTGGGTACCGGGGCTGTGGTGTCTTTCGCCATGGAACTGGCGGAAAAGGGCATTTTGTCCGCCGGTGATCTGGGAGGTACAGAGCTTAAGTTCGATGACGCACAAGGCATGCTGGATCTCATTGAAAAGATCGGTGCCCGGGAGGGCATCGGCGACATTTTGTCCCAGGGTGTAAAAAGGGCTGCTGCAGCCATTGGCAGAGGTGCTGAAGAGTATGCTTTTCATGTCAAGGGACAGGAGCCGGCCTTTCATGATCCAAGGGGAAAGACAGGCGTCGGTCTGGGCTTTGCCCTGTCGCCGACAGGTGCTGATCATATCGAGGCCCCTCACGAGGTTCCCTTTCAGGGCGAAGGGGTGAAGCTGGTTAATCCGCTGGGCATCTTCGTTGCGCCTCAGGCCCTGGACACCGGTCCGGAAAAGGTGCGCTACTTTATTGCCGGGGAAAAGACCTGGGCCATGAACAATACCCTGGGGCTGTGCAACTTTGTTGTGGCTCCCTTGTTTTCCATGACCTATGACAAATTATGTGAAGCCGTGGAAGCCATAACCGGCTGGCAAACCAGTGTGCATGAACTGATGCTTGTGGCCGAGCGCTCCATAGTCCTGGCCAGGATGTTCAATGTCCGCCAGGGAATGGACAGCAAGGACGATAAGCTCTTCCGGCGGATGTTCGAACCCCTGCCCGACGGTGTACTCAAGGGTGAGGCCATTTCTCCGGATTCCTTTCAACAGGCCGTGGACCTGTACTATGCTATGATGGGCTGGGATGAGAAAGGTGTGCCCAGCAAGGGAACGCTGTATAGATTGAGTTTGGATTGGCTGGCTAACGGTGGAATGAAGCATTGA